The following are from one region of the Capsicum annuum cultivar UCD-10X-F1 chromosome 1, UCD10Xv1.1, whole genome shotgun sequence genome:
- the LOC107841473 gene encoding mitogen-activated protein kinase 16 isoform X6 → MQPDQRKKGSGDVDFFTEYGEGSRYRIEEVIGKGSYGVVCSAYDTHLGEKVAIKKINDIFEHVSDATRILREIKLLRLLRHPDIVEIKHILLPPSRREFKDIYVVFELMESDLHQVIKANDDLTPEHYQFFLYQLLRGLKYIHTANVFHRDLKPKNILANADCKLKICDFGLARVAFNDTPTAIFWTDYVATRWYRAPELCGSFFSKYTPAIDIWSIGCIFAELLTGKPLFPGKNVVHQLDLMTDLLGTASAESIARIRNEKARRYLSSMRKKKPVPFSHKFPHADPLALRLLEKMLAFDPKDRPNAEEALADPYFRNLAKVEREPSAQPVTKMEFEFERRRITKEDVRELIYREILEYHPKMLKEFLEGQEPTGFMYPSAVDKFKKQFAYLEEHYGKGGAAVPPERQHSSSLPRPCVLYSDNSVQNPVEVANDLSKCSIKDCENPQVDRSSMIPMTRLPLQVPQNVQGGFVSRWCCKTRESG, encoded by the exons ATGCAGCCTGATCAGCGAAAAAAG GGGTCTGGAGATGTAGATTTCTTTACTGAATATGGTGAAGGGAGCCGATACAGGATAGAGGAAGTGATTGGCAAAGGTAGCTATGGTGTAGTATGCTCTGCATATGATACCCATCTGGGGGAAAAAGTTGCAATCAAGAAGATAAACGACATCTTTGAACATGTCTCTGATGCCACACGTATCCTTCGTGAGATCAAGCTTCTTAGGCTTCTTCGGCATCCAGATATTGTGGAAATCAAGCATATATTGTTACCTCCTTCTCGTAGGGAATTCAAGGACATCTATGTCGTCTTTGAACTCATGGAATCTGATTTGCATCAAGTCATTAAAGCAAATGATGATCTGACACCGGAGCATTATCAATTTTTCCTTTATCAGCTTCTTCGTGgactaaaatatatacacacag CCAATGTCTTTCACCGTGACCTGAAACCCAAAAATATATTAGCAAATGCCGACTGCAAGCTTAAGATCTGTGATTTTGGTCTTGCAAGAGTAGCCTTCAATGATACTCCAACAGCTATATTTTGGACT GATTATGTTGCCACGAGGTGGTATAGGGCTCCTGAATTGTGTGGATCATTTTTCTCTAAG TATACACCAGCAATTGATATATGGAGCATCGGATGCATATTTGCAGAACTATTAACTGGGAAGCCTCTCTTTCCGGGTAAAAATGTGGTGCACCAATTAGACTTGATGACCGATCTGTTGGGTACGGCATCTGCAGAATCAATTGCCAGG ATAAGAAATGAAAAGGCTCGCAGGTACTTGAGCAGTATGCGTAAGAAAAAACCTGTACCTTTCTCCCATAAATTTCCACATGCAGATCCCCTTGCACTTCGTCTGCTAGAAAAGATGCTTGCTTTTGATCCCAAGGATCGTCCTAATGCAGAAGAG GCTCTTGCAGATCCATATTTCAGGAATCTGGCCAAAGTGGAAAGAGAACCTTCTGCTCAACCAGTTACAAAAATGGAGTTTGAATTTGAAAGGCGGAGGATAACGAAGGAGGATGTGAGGGAGCTGATATACAGAGAAATTCTTGAATATCACCCAAAAATGTTGAAGGAGTTCCTAGAGGGGCAAGAACCGACAGGTTTCATGTACCCAAG TGCTGTTGACAAATTCAAGAAACAATTTGCATATCTTGAAGAGCATTATGGCAAAGGAGGTGCTGCTGTTCCACCTGAAAGGCAGCACTCATCATCCCTACCTAG GCCTTGTGTATtatattcagacaattcagtGCAAAATCCAGTTGAAGTTGCAAATGATCTTTCGAAATGCTCCATCAAAGATTGTGAGAACCCACAGGTGGACCGGAGTTCAATGATCCCCATGACAAGGCTACCTCTCCAAGTTCCTCAGAATGTTCAAG GAGGATTTGTCAGCAGGTGGTGCTGCAAGACCCGGGAGAGTGGTTAG
- the LOC107841473 gene encoding mitogen-activated protein kinase 16 isoform X5, which produces MQPDQRKKGSGDVDFFTEYGEGSRYRIEEVIGKGSYGVVCSAYDTHLGEKVAIKKINDIFEHVSDATRILREIKLLRLLRHPDIVEIKHILLPPSRREFKDIYVVFELMESDLHQVIKANDDLTPEHYQFFLYQLLRGLKYIHTANVFHRDLKPKNILANADCKLKICDFGLARVAFNDTPTAIFWTDYVATRWYRAPELCGSFFSKYTPAIDIWSIGCIFAELLTGKPLFPGKNVVHQLDLMTDLLGTASAESIARIRNEKARRYLSSMRKKKPVPFSHKFPHADPLALRLLEKMLAFDPKDRPNAEEALADPYFRNLAKVEREPSAQPVTKMEFEFERRRITKEDVRELIYREILEYHPKMLKEFLEGQEPTGFMYPSAVDKFKKQFAYLEEHYGKGGAAVPPERQHSSSLPRCRPCVLYSDNSVQNPVEVANDLSKCSIKDCENPQVDRSSMIPMTRLPLQVPQNVQGGFVSRWCCKTRESG; this is translated from the exons ATGCAGCCTGATCAGCGAAAAAAG GGGTCTGGAGATGTAGATTTCTTTACTGAATATGGTGAAGGGAGCCGATACAGGATAGAGGAAGTGATTGGCAAAGGTAGCTATGGTGTAGTATGCTCTGCATATGATACCCATCTGGGGGAAAAAGTTGCAATCAAGAAGATAAACGACATCTTTGAACATGTCTCTGATGCCACACGTATCCTTCGTGAGATCAAGCTTCTTAGGCTTCTTCGGCATCCAGATATTGTGGAAATCAAGCATATATTGTTACCTCCTTCTCGTAGGGAATTCAAGGACATCTATGTCGTCTTTGAACTCATGGAATCTGATTTGCATCAAGTCATTAAAGCAAATGATGATCTGACACCGGAGCATTATCAATTTTTCCTTTATCAGCTTCTTCGTGgactaaaatatatacacacag CCAATGTCTTTCACCGTGACCTGAAACCCAAAAATATATTAGCAAATGCCGACTGCAAGCTTAAGATCTGTGATTTTGGTCTTGCAAGAGTAGCCTTCAATGATACTCCAACAGCTATATTTTGGACT GATTATGTTGCCACGAGGTGGTATAGGGCTCCTGAATTGTGTGGATCATTTTTCTCTAAG TATACACCAGCAATTGATATATGGAGCATCGGATGCATATTTGCAGAACTATTAACTGGGAAGCCTCTCTTTCCGGGTAAAAATGTGGTGCACCAATTAGACTTGATGACCGATCTGTTGGGTACGGCATCTGCAGAATCAATTGCCAGG ATAAGAAATGAAAAGGCTCGCAGGTACTTGAGCAGTATGCGTAAGAAAAAACCTGTACCTTTCTCCCATAAATTTCCACATGCAGATCCCCTTGCACTTCGTCTGCTAGAAAAGATGCTTGCTTTTGATCCCAAGGATCGTCCTAATGCAGAAGAG GCTCTTGCAGATCCATATTTCAGGAATCTGGCCAAAGTGGAAAGAGAACCTTCTGCTCAACCAGTTACAAAAATGGAGTTTGAATTTGAAAGGCGGAGGATAACGAAGGAGGATGTGAGGGAGCTGATATACAGAGAAATTCTTGAATATCACCCAAAAATGTTGAAGGAGTTCCTAGAGGGGCAAGAACCGACAGGTTTCATGTACCCAAG TGCTGTTGACAAATTCAAGAAACAATTTGCATATCTTGAAGAGCATTATGGCAAAGGAGGTGCTGCTGTTCCACCTGAAAGGCAGCACTCATCATCCCTACCTAG ATGCAGGCCTTGTGTATtatattcagacaattcagtGCAAAATCCAGTTGAAGTTGCAAATGATCTTTCGAAATGCTCCATCAAAGATTGTGAGAACCCACAGGTGGACCGGAGTTCAATGATCCCCATGACAAGGCTACCTCTCCAAGTTCCTCAGAATGTTCAAG GAGGATTTGTCAGCAGGTGGTGCTGCAAGACCCGGGAGAGTGGTTAG